Genomic segment of Sarcophilus harrisii chromosome 4, mSarHar1.11, whole genome shotgun sequence:
GCCTGAGCTTCTGCCTACTAGAGTTTTATCTGTAGCACCTTGAAGAAGAGGAGCCTAGGTTTCCTGAAAAGTAGAAGGATCTAATGAGAAACCCCTGGGTTGGAAGCCAGGAGACTTGGCAGAGTAAAACAGTGGCCTGAAATCTTAAGTGACCTTAGCATCCTTGGGACCCTAACAGAAAGAGTCACAAATAGTAGGTATCTGATTAAGTGTTTCCTAGATTAAAATGAATCCATGCTGCTATTGTGAAGACAGAAGAATGCCCCTGGGTGATTTTAAGAGAAGCTGAgatggggaggtgggggagggtgAGAGGGGAGACATGCagatagaaggaaagagacagggaaaCCTGATGCCGCCTTTCTTGCTCCTCTCTGCCCTTCTCATACTCTTCCCTGAGGGCCTTTGTCACCACACAGCTGTTTTCCTCAAGCTGCTGCTTCAGTTGCTCCAATTCTGCCCGCTGCCTGAAAGGCACAGTCAGAAGTGAGCAGTGCTaaggaaggtggggaaaaaagaaatatggaaaaagcCCATAGCGGGCAGGCTGGTGCTGGGCTAGCTCCAGAGGCCCATCCCGCCTGCTTGTCCTGCTTCCTGTGGCTTACCTGGCTGCTTGCTGGTTTAGCCGCTCCTTCTCTTCTGCCACCTCACTGTAGAGTCTGCGACGCTGCTGTTGAAGGGCTTGTTCCTCCTCCTCCAAGTGCTTCTCATATCTGTTAGGAAAGGGATTCTTCCCAATTACACTCAGTTCTGCTCAACCACTGAAGAGAGGATGCACTTCCCTCAGTTCACTCCATTTGCCATAGAATCATTAAAGCAACAGGGATTGATCATCTTCTACCAGATGAATCAACTCAGATTAACCCGGATATGTATATGATGGGGTAAGGGAAAGTGAGGAAATTGTGGCAAGGTAAGCTAATAACTAGATGTAGAAACAGGGGAGTCCaggaatttgtttatttttggagaACATGTGAGTAGAATGTTGATCAAACCGTAAAGTTTGATAAAAGGAAACACTCCTATTAGCCAATCCCTAAGcaagaaataaatattcaaaaaagagGGGATGTATTGTAGGAGAGAATAATAGTGAAAACAGTAATAGCTTAGATTTATATAATATACCATAGTTAACTGCATACTTTATATCATCCTGTTTGATCCTTGCTAAAACAGTtcagcatatttatatatgtcagCCGTTCTCAATTCTACTCCCCTATAGATCAGTTGTGAGGTAAAGTCAAGGTGAAAGGGGCCTTATCTACTATGCTAACGTggtgaaggaaaattaaaatttatgaaaacataacattttctttagcaaagTAAGGTCTTTGAGTTTTTATATAGAAAGGAAGCTTGGATTACTTATTTTAATTATCTCcttatttgagggttttttttcccctcctaggAGTCCTGAGTTTCAGGGAGAAAACTATAAAAAACTCTCTACTACCCCTTTCTCTTAAAGTCTTAACTTTTGGGATCTGCTGGCTCAGAGTAAgtgtaaatagtaattgtttttctgttttggccagatatcctgagggtcttcccctcccagattgttgtttttttttttaaactaggtaaaagattccattcttttcctcatttcttgcCTAGACTTAATAACTGAATGGACActgccttagtcaaactgagacctgaaaaAGATCTTATCTTAAAAAAGACAAATCTCCTATTACATCCAGATCCTTATCTCTATCTGACCATCAGACCCAGACAGCTCTGGAAGAGAAGTacagcaggtgaccttgcacagccctccccctttccttaaatccaattcatttgcatatcatggcatcacctctctgatgccaaggtcctcttagagaacaaaggcCAGATGACAAACAGAATTCAGGCATGTATGACAATCAGCCATGTGAGGCCTTAGGAAATTAACTAAAGCagtctggtcctcagtttctatCCCTCTGTGAAAGATATGTTCTTAAACCATGAAATGCCAAGAATGGGAGAGGAACTCAGCGAGTGTCCACAtgtccaacaccttcattttacagaaaagcaaACAGAGGCTTGAAGAAGAGAAGTTGTGCCCAAGGTCGTGCAGTTAGCTAGTGGCAAAGTAGAAGTCAGATTTCCTGATTCTCAGCTCAGTGCTCCAACAAAAAAACCTTTCTGAAGGGACTGAACAAGCCATAGTTCTGCTCCATGCTTATTTGTTTCATCGCTTCAGTACAGATGGAATAATTATCACtcacttcctgacttcaggtacaGACTTAATTTCAATCTCATTAGGAGTCacataataatggtgataatgatgatagctaacatgTATATCTAactacatatatgtgcacatacacatgtatgtatatattgcttacagtgccaggtactgtgctccATAATGACCTCATCTGAtccacaacaactttgggaggcaggtgctattactgtttccattttacagatagggaaactgagacaaaggggGTGAAGTGGCTTGCCCTGTGCATCACACTGGATGTGTGATGAAAGTATCTGGGATAGGATTTGAAAACAGGACTTCTGGACCTGAGGCCAAGGACTCTTATCCATTGCCCCAGCCATTATTCCCACCAGAAACCCTCCACTAACCGCTGCCGGGCCAGCTCCCTCTCCCGCCGTCCCTGCTCCTCTTTCTCTCGCTCCAAATGTTCCCGTAGTTCTTCCGTCTGTTGCACATAGCGCTGAGCAGCCCGTTGATCTGACTGTAGCAGCTCAGCCTCGTGTAGGGtctttaatttcttgatttcctGCTTGTGCTTGGCGATCAGCTTCTGGATCTCTGGCTCCAAGCCTAAGATGAGGGGCATGGCACAGGTACCCCAAACAGAGCAAACAGGAAAAAGGTTCCTGCAGATAAGCTCAGGACCATGGGGATGGTCCTGGGGATGAAGCCCAAACCTTTCTCCCCATCACCTTCCAAAATAATAAGAATGCTTGGGCATTTGAAGGGCAGGAAATGGGATCTCCTCCCACCCTCATGgagaatttaaaaaagcaaatgtcACCAGAGAGCTAGAAAAACAGACAGGACATTAAAGCAGATAAGGTTAGGAAGCATGAACTGCCTTGGCCTTAAGTATCAATTCCCCTGTTTCCTCTCCCTTCAGCTGCAAGGCATGAAGAAAGGGTCCAAAAGTCTAGGCAAAGATTCCACTCTCTCCAGAGCATTAAAAGATTCATAAAGTTCAAAGGAAGCCTGGAGATTTTCTAGCCCTGCCTCCATCTCCTGGTCTCTTCTTAAAGGCTGGGGAGCCTGCTATTGCCAAGGTGTCCTCTTCCCTCTGCTGCATAGTTTCTCCCCAGCCAGAGCCAAACCTCTGTCCTTTCTACTGGATCAGTCCTGTTCTCTAGAGCAGCACAAGAACATGTTATCTTATATATACAATGAAACCTTTTCAAATATGTGAATACAGTTAtgatattttgccttttttcccccctcttcatCAGGCCAATTCTTTCAACTGGTCCTCCTAGTATATGGTTTTCggaattttttccctttgctcAGGACATTTGCCATGGCAGAACGAAGGCACCTACCAGAGAGTTGTACTCATGGTGAATAAAATCAGAGAGAACACCTAAATGTCCTTGTTGAATGTCACCTGAACCATGTCCTCAGACACAGACAGAGCTGACATGATCACTAAGTCATCGTTAACAACAGATAACAATTCCCAAAAGTGGCCTTTTGGTTCCCCCTACCTCGGACAGTAatctctttgatcttttttgttttctcattgatcCACTTCTCTCTGCGGATTTTTTCTGTGGCACTCATTAGTTCTTTGAGTTTCTTAATCTCCTGTAAACAAGAAAGGATGCTAAGGAACAGGCCAAGAGAAGTGGAAAATGAAACCCACATTTTTTCGCTGCCACCTATTTCCAGATATGTTACACCAGTGGAGATTTAGGAAGGTGTTTGTTTCCAGGTCCTAACAGCAGAATAAGAATAACACGCAAAACTGCTAGAGAATTTCAAGAAACCTAGACATCAATGCCAAATTATAGACTGCTGACTTTCACAAGGATTGTTTTTTGCATACAGATGACTCTTTTCTTGGAGTACCTAACAAAGAGTGCTTAAGGAATTCTGAGTAGGCTTATTCACATAAGATGATTGTCTTGGACTGTcaataaagttgggcaaaaacTAGTCAGTTAAGTGCTCAGAAGTGTGTCTACTAGACAAACAATATCTGCCCCAATGCTCCCAAGGAGGAGGCCAAGGGACGTCTGTTGAAACAGAATTTATCTACAGGTAAATGCCATAAAGACACCTCAGGTACTGAGAGCTGACTTTAAAAAGGGACTAATTTTCAGTAGGCCAATCATCATCCTAACCcattatgttttatatttcttttgtagacttttttttttttttaaatcagctatTTCCACAGGAGAAAGGGAGTAGAGAGCATAGACCCTACGTGGcagaaagaaactaaaatataaGTATTCAGAGTGAGGCAAGAGCTGGGAATTCAAATTTCTTCCCCCTGCCCCATCCACTGTCTTACTATATACTAAGCTCTACATTCTCCTGCCTCTTCCCTAAAGCAGTGTTCTTCCATGATCATGTCCTTtccttgtcatttttaaaaatcttctccCCAAGGTgaaaaatggaacagaaaggATGGCATAGGTAAAATGCAAAACAGCTTTGTAGAGCACAAGGTTGTGAGGTTTCTCCACTTGCTCTCTATGTCCCCATCtaaaaaaggggtcacaaaacgATACTAATAAAAATCACTCCAGAGCTTCCCAGTCCCATACTTAAATACAAGGCTTTAGAAGTCAGGGTGAAACGTAAAcctgttttaaaaattcatatatatatatatatatatatatatttttagcttcttgtaatcctgtgtattttgttatgcatttaaaaacattcttttcagAAAAGGTCCATAGACTTCATCAGACTATTAAAGTGGTtcaaggttaagaactcctaaaGCAAAGAATTGGGGAAAAGGCAACTGAGATAAAGTGGAAAAGTAGGCTCAAAGAACTATTCCAATAAAGAGTCACATCAGGAAACTGGAGGGTAGAACCAAGGTTTATGAAACACCTTAAGAAAGCTATCAAGTATATCAGTATGCAATTTTCATACATCTACATAAATTACACAATTACTATTCAGCATAGattgaaattaaattattgtCTCTTGaaatttgtcttaatttcttctccTGATTTCTTCTCATCTAACTCAAAGTCACTtcccaaacaaacaacaaaaaaaaattagtttattagTATGCAAACGAATTGGGAGTTTTCTCAATCAGAGTGTAAAACAATTCCAGCATTTCTCAGGTATTATTTGTGAAACTATCTTGGTCTCAGCTAGTTTTGCCTATGATATATATGATTTGGGACAGGGCTGCAGGATTTTGTAGATGCCATCTCTTGCCCCTCCAGTCCCTCCAAGAGTCTTGCTGAGACAAAACAGTAAAAATTTCCCTTACACTAAGGCCTGAAGGCACACCACATCTGAGgaaatagagggagaaggaaaggaggaataaaGGAGTCAGTGAAACGAAAGCCCTGACAGAACACAAGTAAACCAGCAAAGGCAGAGCAGGTGAGGTGAGAAGAGGTCGGCAGGGCGAGCCCCACTCCCTCACCCTCGGTGCAAGCCAAGGAGCTGGCCCCTCGCATCTCTCACCAGTTCATGCTGCTCCTGCACTTGAGTGATTCTCTTGGTGTATTTCTGGTCCACTTGCTTCAGCTCAGCTACGACTGCCTCGCACTTCTCACTCAGGACCTTCTTGTCGTCAATCAGCTGAGATTGGAGGAGGGGACCAGGAGAAGCCAATGGGTGAAGCTGCTAACTCAGGACCTACAGGTACTGAGGGGACACTCCCCTGACTTCAGGATTAACTCACAATGTGGCAGGAGGAAGGGAGCCCCAGAAAACAACCCCAGAAGAGAAGACTGGAGAGCAATATGTCCCAGGGAGTTTCATAAATAGAAATGCCTCTGTTCCTGAGGCTGAGCTCTCTGAGAGCAGCCGTTCTACTCTATGTCTCAAGAGAGTCCTTAGGCACTTCAAGTCAGGAATGGGGGGCTCTATGAGAAATATTCCTGTGAGAAGGTGGGCTTGAGGAAGAGCTGAATAAAATAGGGACctggaaaaaggaagaacagaTGCACCGATCCAAGTACTGGCTGTGACATATGAGCTCAGGTCCCCAGAGGACAGTATGTGATCCTGGCAAGAACTGGGGAGATGTGGCAGCATTTACAGCATGTGAGGCCTCAGAGCTAAGGTTCCCCCTTCCACTCCCAGCTTCCTCTATCTATTAtgccctctctcctctcctctataATGACTACTTGTGGCTATTTCCAGCCTGCTGACCCTATTCTGCTATCACCTTCACAGGGGTATTCTGTTGAATACTGTTCCCAGGAACAAATTTCTGAATTTGACAAAGTTTCCCAGTAACAAAAAACTTATAGTTCCTACAGCTTCTGAACTGGGCCAACCCTTTCTTAATCGGGAAATACCTGTGTGTACCTGATCCACCCCAATGTTTAACTGCCCCTGTTCTCTTGGACATATGGAATGGATATGGGTCAGGATAAAGGCAAGAGGAGATGAGACACATGCCGTCATTAGAAGTAAATACAAAACACCCTAGTTCCATCTCCAAAGACACTTTAGGAACACCTTATATCCCCACCTCAGCTTTCTATtcactccaatctatccttcacaCATCTACAAGTGATTTACCTGAAGCCCAGGTGCTTTATTAAAATGTAGATCACTTCCCCTCTCAAAATACTCCACTGCTCCaacataaaatacaaacttttttgcacatagAGCTCTTTACAACCTGGTCCCAACCTGCTTTTCCAGTCTTATAAAACATTATTAGCAATTCTATGAAGGGTCAGACTggccttctctctgttcttcacacCCAGCACTTCACTTCTTCCCTCCACAATTTGGCACATGCCTGGCAGtttctcttttctcacttctgCCTCTGAGAATCTCTGGTGTCCTTCAAGGCTTGGCTCAAGTGCCACTTCTCCAAGGCCTTTTCTGATCCACCCAATGGCTAGAGCCTTCCTCTCTAATCCCATAGAGGTATCTACCTCTATGTCAGCCTGCTGTCACACCCAACAGAATGAAGCTCCCTTGAGGAAAAAGACCATTTTACTCTTGTCTATGTATgccccagtgcctagcataatgCCCAGCACATAGCTGGCACTTAATGCTtgctgaatgactgaataaagcaGGAACAAGGATCAccctcccattttgcagatggggaaaatgaaattggAGAGGGAAAGTGACATGTCCTCAAATCAATACAAAAATAAGTGGCACAGCCATGAGCCAAAGTACAGTCTTCTCAGTTTCAATCCCATAAACTACCTACTAGGTCCTGCTAGTTGCCATGAGCACCGGGGTTACCTGATCAATGAAGGCCAGGTGTCTCTGGATAGCAGCTTCATACTGCTCCCTCTGCAGCCTGAGCTGGTGGTTtagctccttctctgtctccttcacGTTGCGCACAGTAAGCTCTCGCTGTTGAGCCTGTCAATGGGGTTTCGGGGAAGaggatgggaggggagggggggttgGCTGgtacctgggttcaaattaaaGGAGCAGAGGCCAGGATCAGAGGAGATGGGGCCGACCATAGGGCAACTAGAGAGTTCTAATTCTACTGGCGCTCATATtggaaggaagcaataaaagaaaaccaagaaacattaaggaaaaaaaaaagctggcctAATTTGCTTCCTTGATTATGAGAAGCAAGTGGTTAACATGCTGAGTGAGAAAGCAAAGTCTATGAGACACGTAACTCCTAACCTTCTTCTAATGAAGGGCAGAGGATGCCTTTTACTGCAAATCTTCTCAAGCAGCATTAAATCACAAACCTGGTCAATCACCCCCGGGATTCAGTCTTTCCCACAATGGTCTAACCATCCCAGGGACAGAGAGACCTCTGGCTAGGTCTCTCTGAGCAGAAGGCCCATAGAAGCAATAAAACATGTTTAGATGAGAACAATCAGTGAATAAGCAAACACTAAGTacttatgtgtcaagcactgtgctaggtgctggagagATTTGGGCAAAGACCTTTTGAAAACGTGGCTTGAAAATGTGGGAGGGGGACAACCCACTTCCTTCCTCATAGTTCCCTCAGAACAGAAAACACCTGCGATATAGAGGGAACTCCTGTCTAAAAGGAAATATTCCCTTTCCTCAGGGAAAGCCTTAGCCCCATCCCACACTATCTCCCCCAAGCTGATTTCAGAAGCCCTCAAGAATGCTGGCCATTTCTGCCTAGGATCACCCACCAATGCTGTCTGCAGCAGTGTCATAGCCTGCTTCTTCTCCTCCACCTCCAGCTTCAGCCTCAGCATAGAGCTGGTGACCTCAGTGGCCACAGCCGATGCCTGCTCCAAGTGGGCCAGCTCTTCTTCCGTCAGGATCCCCTGGGGAGAGCGGTAAAGGTTAGACATACCAGCACCGTCATCCACCTGGCTCTAATGGAAACGGGTCATTATCTCTACTCAGATCCAACTGAGCACATATCACCTGCCTTTCCCAGCACGTCCTTGTCATAGCTTTCCTACCTCCCGCCTCAAAAATCAGCCAATCTATTTGAGGTAACATAGCTAAGCAAAGTTCAGAATGCTGTAGAAAAAGTCTAAGATGTAAggatggggtgtgtgtgtgtgtgtgtgtgtatctttggacatgtgtgtatatgtatgtatgtcccAAATTCATCCAACTCTTGATTATTCACTTTGAAGAGGCAGGAGGAACAATGGCAGCATAAATTGAgacagtctatttttttttttttaatgctatttaaCTTTGAAGTATGTAGTAAGTCTATGACTCTCATTCCATTTAGCTTGGATTAATCTTGAGATGAATACATTTTCTGAGTACACTTCAAATTGAGTTACACCAATAACTCCATCTTTTAATACACTGCCCTATGACCCCACTGCTACATGGGGAAGGAATCTACTTGGTGACAATCTTCCACTGGATCCAGAGAAGAAGCACTGAAATTCACACATTTCCTTGTTTGGGCTATTATCAAAGGATGCACAGGAGTTAGCAGAGGCTCACCTCCCGAGGAATGGCTGAGGCCACAGAATGGGGTCGTTCCTGTTCCGACTTCTCCATCTCATCTAAAAAGCTCATGATACTCTGAAGTTTAGCTTCAGAAAGCAATGCCCCATCCTCTGGGACTCCATGGGGTGGATTCAGTTTCCCAAATTTTTCTAAGTTGTCAGCTGTTAAAGAATTAGAGCCAACTTCCtgtagaaaggaaagaggaaaaggataggataggataaaggaagcaaaataagtatatatatattttttttaacagatcaCATCAGAGTAATTTAGCAATCCAAGAAAAGTTATCTGCCCTGATCTGGGAAGTAATCTGCATTTTTTTTGTACTTGCTTGTGATGAAGGAGAAGTGCACAAAGGTAGCAGTGCTCTATCATGTTAGAGATTTGCTTTTGGAAGGTCAAATTACCCAAAGCACCTCGCTGGGAACTCAGGACCTAATGGAAAACAAAACTTTCTCCTTCTCcatttctatctatctttctctgtgtgtgcgtgtgtgtgtgtctgactcCATGTAAACAGATTCCCCTAGAAGAACTGCCACTATTAACATGAGATGAAtggacaaagaaggaaaaaaaggtgatttaaaaCCAGTGTTATTTTCCTTGTACTTCAAGCTGAAAAGCTTTGCAGTATATGCCTATACTCCCAGTATTCAGCCCAGTTAGCTCTGAAGAGACTCATCATTAAAAGACTGACCATCAGATGACCATCTCCTAAGATATGGAGGGCTACGGTGATGTCATGCAGAATGAAACCTCTCCATGTCTGAAGAGATGATCAACTACTGGTCTGTCGTCTATGATCTAATAGGCTAGTCCTTGGATGAGAAACATAACAATCCAAAGCCTTTCCAGCTTGAAAGGAACTACAACAGCTTATGTGCTGTATTTAGGAAACCAATGCAGAAGTATCTGGGGACTTTAGTGAATTTCTCAATATAGAACTAATCCAACAAGAAGCtgggagagaaaagaacattatttCCTTCTGGCCCAGAGCTTACAGATGTTAGCATAGAGTGCTGataggatgatttcataaagacaTTAGGAAATAGGGTAAGGGTCATCATCATTCTTTGTTGGACCAACTTTTTATAAGGTTAGTCTCATCCAGCTCTGGTCAGATGCCCCCcaaacttaagatgaaaaatcagTGACAGTTTCATTCTAATTCCATGTTCTCTTACAATCTGAGCTTCCTGAGTCTAGATTACTTTAGATTTTGACCATACGAAGTGGAAGACTGGAGTGAGATATGCACAGAGGTAAACACTCTGACTCCCTTTAGTTACCCCATCAATccaggaatatttttcttttttataagtcTTGGGTTGGGTCAGCTGCTCTGGTTCCTCTTCTAACAGCTTCAGGGTTTCCAGCAGCTCATTAAGAGTCACCTTGGCTTGGGGTCTGCTGGCTACTGTGACCTCAGTATCCAGGCTCTCACAAACAACCTCATGAGAGATTATGTCCTACAGTCCAACAGAGATaatatgaagaaaagagagaaagaaaacaagcatctAATTAACCAGCCAAAAGCATGCCCCCAAACACTTAAGCTAGGTACTGCCAGAGAAGAGAGTCAGGGGTCTACTCTCTTACTTTGGATGAACAGACTCGGTGTGTACCATTAGTTTTAAGATTAGGTTTATCCCTTCACTAATTTTCTTAACAACTCCTAGGTCAATAAGAGAATATTAGGTTGAGAGTTAGAAGACCTGGCTTTGCCACTTAATAATTGTAAGGTCTTGGGCAAGTCCCTGAAGCCTCAGCTTCAATATGTATAAAAGGTGGATCTTACTCTCTCTCATGCCTTCACCTCACAGGACTACCGTGAGGACAGAGCCTTACAAAGTGTTGTACAACATATGCCAACATCACCATCATGGCTGGCACCTTCCCCTTAGAGAAAAGCAAACTCAGTACACAGGGATGATTATGCAATCCTGGCTTCTGCTCTCTGGCTGTTCAAAAGCACCCACTACAGACTGAGGGAATCTTACTGCAGCAATggaaggaggcagggaagagGGTGAATGGTGCAGGTCAGACATGGACAGGAAGAGACTTATGGCACATGATAATCAATGCAGGAATAAAAGGGCTGCCCAAGAGACCTGTGGCTTATCTTCTGGAGATTTACAAAGATCTGGGGAAGACTCAGGGACTGGGTGGAAGTATTCCTCAGGTTCTGTAGCACGGAAGTTGgcacctataaaataaaaaagagaatgaatatataGCCAATATTCAAATTCAGAGCCCTCTTAGATTTCCTACCTATCAGCCCCCTAAGGCTTTGTCAAAAGCAGCCACAGAGAGGGAGCAGGGCATGCATAGATGCAATGGCTGGCCATCAGATATGCGATACAGTATTATCATAAGATATTATAATCACTCCCTCCCAAATGTAATATGAGAGATTGTGCCTTTATCTATGTCAGAGCTTAATAGAGTGTAAGTCAGGGCTAATGCAGAGAATCCAAGACTTTGGACTTCAATACTCGTTTGAGCTATTATTTCTCTACTAGCCCTGGGGTCTATCTGAGCAACCCACCTGTGTTGTTAGCTTTGATGCTGCTATTTGCCAGGCTCCCATTCTTCAGGGAGGCTGCCTGTATGGACCTTTTTTTTGATgccttcctggtttccttcagcTGCTCCAATTCAGTATCTACTGCCTTTTGGGATGCTCGTTTCTGCTGGAGTTCCTGCCATGATAGGATATGTTAACAGTTCACAAATCAGGAAgaaagattctttccatttcctgcAAGTAGCACTACATTGAGAAGCCCTGTTGTGTttgggaaggaaaatggaaaggaaagagtcAACTGGGTTACAGTAAATCAGAGAAGACAGTACTGAAAGATGACTTCAGTGAGAACAATTTCCCCAAGGATTATCATCCTGATTTAAAATGCCCCAGAACTTTATTTTGGTTAGAGCTACAGCTTTGAAAAAAGATGTGCATTTTGTTTGCAACACATCACCTCTTTCCAACCTGTCTCCAAAAGACTACTCTCCtaacctttccctttttatagacTCTATCGCTTCTGGCCATTATGAATGGATTTTCATTTGCTGGGACTATCATACTGAATGGTATCCCACAAGAATAGCCTGATCCAAAACAGATTAAAGACCAGAGGTTTACATATTTGGACTCTGATTCATCCTGTAGCTAGGCTACCTGAATAGCAGCTTGTCTGGCCTGCCGGGCTTTCTCTTCccgaattttctttctctctaaatctTTCTGTGGCTCCAAGTCGAAGATGTTTCCTTCCAATTGTTTTTGTTGTCTTTCCTGCAGAACAAACAGAATaggaaattaatttcttcattcttgaGACAAAGTCTCTTGAGAACAAATTAAGTTCCTAAATAACATAGCAAGTAATACATGAATGTTGAGAAGGGTCACCTTAAAAACAACCCCTAGATTTTTGATTTCTAGAAGATTTAGGGAGCTTAAAGCCATCAAGCATTTTCACATGTCAGAAGGCCTCAAATGCCTTATAGTTCTAAGGCAGTTTGATTtctggattttaaaaatccattagtAAAAAAACTTGTGTCATCCAAAACCAGTCCCTCAGACAATTTTCTCATAAAAACTATCACTAAGAGGGCCCAGGATCTAGGTGATTATCATTCTACAGAAAATGACCAGGGCTAAGCAGCCTTGCCTGCTCTGCCCAGATCTTGTCACCTTGTCCTATTCCTTCAGTCAGAA
This window contains:
- the CEP131 gene encoding centrosomal protein of 131 kDa isoform X2, with the protein product MKSSRASSSPACYPEDNLEGMELSLTGLPLLVSRRPNSASPAKPIARSISVITENKPRRNAQESTGLGSSRAINNLRRSSSTTHVNQQLNDTLSTGGRKKLAGLCKTSPEKRTTWNILDDQPRVFTISSSARSTNTVDSSVGLRKKEGTISLAPNFTANNRSNKGAVGNCVTTMVHNNYNTIDKIPPPKSSNQAASSLNNIIKATTNEDNESCSFMKSQKNLSSNNNVTRNNTSSTAGLLKRKEVTEEEAERFIHQVNLAAITIQRWYRHHAQRHRAGASLLEHLLTSKRKERQQKQLEGNIFDLEPQKDLERKKIREEKARQARQAAIQELQQKRASQKAVDTELEQLKETRKASKKRSIQAASLKNGSLANSSIKANNTGANFRATEPEEYFHPVPESSPDLCKSPEDKPQDIISHEVVCESLDTEVTVASRPQAKVTLNELLETLKLLEEEPEQLTQPKTYKKEKYSWIDGEVGSNSLTADNLEKFGKLNPPHGVPEDGALLSEAKLQSIMSFLDEMEKSEQERPHSVASAIPREGILTEEELAHLEQASAVATEVTSSMLRLKLEVEEKKQAMTLLQTALAQQRELTVRNVKETEKELNHQLRLQREQYEAAIQRHLAFIDQLIDDKKVLSEKCEAVVAELKQVDQKYTKRITQVQEQHELEIKKLKELMSATEKIRREKWINEKTKKIKEITVRGLEPEIQKLIAKHKQEIKKLKTLHEAELLQSDQRAAQRYVQQTEELREHLEREKEEQGRRERELARQRYEKHLEEEEQALQQQRRRLYSEVAEEKERLNQQAARQRAELEQLKQQLEENSCVVTKALREEYEKGREEQERRHQLDMKALKERLEVEKEAWEANYLKKEEAWLLKRERELKDEVRKVRDKEIELVIQRLEADMTLTKEEYEQTAENRIKRVRDKYEAELADLEQSERKLQERCAELKGRLGEAEGENSRLQGLVKQKEKEVEDIIMVKDKLMEERSSLSEVIRQEFSDRLMATEEENRRLKMEISELRTRQQLELEKINRDKEDELEEVHKRVKIAIMKKEETVNNLRKQYEAAVKRADHLEALLEQQRKQLLSTK
- the CEP131 gene encoding centrosomal protein of 131 kDa isoform X3, which produces MKSSRASSSPACYPEDNLEGMELSLTGLPLLVSRRPNSASPAKPIARSISVITENKPRRNAQESTGLGSSRAINNLRRSSSTTHVNQQLNDTLSTDQPTDFLTFFDSSTGGRKKLAGLCKTSPEKRTTWNILDDQPRVFTISSSARSTNTVDSSVGLRKKEGTISLAPNFTANNRSNKGAVGNCVTTMVHNNYNTIDKIPPPKSSNQAASSLNNIIKATTNEDNESCSFMKSQKNLSSNNNVTRNNTSSTAGLLKRKEVTEEEAERFIHQVNLAAITIQRWYRHHAQRHRAGASLLEHLLTSKRKERQQKQLEGNIFDLEPQKDLERKKIREEKARQARQAAIQELQQKRASQKAVDTELEQLKETRKASKKRSIQAASLKNGSLANSSIKANNTGANFRATEPEEYFHPVPESSPDLCKSPEDKPQDIISHEVVCESLDTEVTVASRPQAKVTLNELLETLKLLEEEPEQLTQPKTYKKEKYSWIDGEVGSNSLTADNLEKFGKLNPPHGVPEDGALLSEAKLQSIMSFLDEMEKSEQERPHSVASAIPREGILTEEELAHLEQASAVATEVTSSMLRLKLEVEEKKQAMTLLQTALAQQRELTVRNVKETEKELNHQLRLQREQYEAAIQRHLAFIDQLIDDKKVLSEKCEAVVAELKQVDQKYTKRITQVQEQHELEIKKLKELMSATEKIRREKWINEKTKKIKEITVRGLEPEIQKLIAKHKQEIKKLKTLHEAELLQSDQRAAQRYVQQTEELREHLEREKEEQGRRERELARQRYEKHLEEEEQALQQQRRRLYSEVAEEKERLNQQAARQRAELEQLKQQLEENSCVVTKALREEYEKGREEQERRHQEAWLLKRERELKDEVRKVRDKEIELVIQRLEADMTLTKEEYEQTAENRIKRVRDKYEAELADLEQSERKLQERCAELKGRLGEAEGENSRLQGLVKQKEKEVEDIIMVKDKLMEERSSLSEVIRQEFSDRLMATEEENRRLKMEISELRTRQQLELEKINRDKEDELEEVHKRVKIAIMKKEETVNNLRKQYEAAVKRADHLEALLEQQRKQLLSTK